One part of the Sneathia vaginalis genome encodes these proteins:
- a CDS encoding DUF1016 N-terminal domain-containing protein, translating into MDKDKMVLQNTNVGKDNHRFDDIVKIIEGVKDRAYRKVNEELILMYQEVGKYISEKSKETSYGSNFVENVADFFSENYPDLKGFNRRGLYRMKQFYELYKDD; encoded by the coding sequence ATGGATAAAGATAAGATGGTATTGCAGAATACAAATGTGGGAAAAGATAATCATCGGTTTGATGATATTGTTAAGATTATTGAAGGCGTAAAGGATCGTGCTTATAGAAAAGTCAATGAAGAACTGATTTTGATGTATCAGGAAGTGGGAAAGTATATAAGTGAGAAAAGTAAAGAAACAAGTTATGGATCAAATTTTGTGGAAAATGTTGCTGATTTTTTTTCTGAGAACTATCCTGATCTAAAAGGGTTTAACCGTAGAGGACTCTATAGAATGAAGCAATTCTATGAGTTATATAAGGATGATTAA
- a CDS encoding sugar O-acetyltransferase, with the protein MTEKEKMLHHKMYDANYDEELKMDRIKCKVLCQKYNNLPVDDFDARESLIKEIIGKTGDSILIEPDFWCDYGWNIEVGENFYANHGLVILDAGKVIFGNNVFIAPYCGFHTSGHPIDYERRNQGFEYAYSITVGDNVWFGAGVQVMPGVTIGNNVVIGGGSIVVKDIPDNSVAVGNPCKVIRTITEEDKIRNWDI; encoded by the coding sequence ATGACGGAAAAAGAAAAAATGCTTCATCATAAAATGTATGATGCCAATTATGATGAGGAACTAAAGATGGATAGGATAAAGTGTAAAGTGCTTTGCCAGAAATATAATAATCTTCCAGTGGACGATTTTGATGCGAGGGAAAGTCTTATAAAAGAAATTATCGGAAAGACTGGAGACTCCATTCTTATTGAGCCTGACTTCTGGTGTGACTATGGATGGAATATAGAAGTTGGAGAGAATTTTTATGCAAATCATGGTCTTGTGATTTTGGATGCTGGGAAGGTTATATTCGGGAACAATGTCTTTATTGCTCCTTACTGCGGATTTCATACATCAGGTCATCCGATAGATTATGAAAGAAGAAATCAGGGTTTTGAATATGCATATTCGATAACTGTCGGAGATAATGTATGGTTTGGCGCAGGTGTTCAAGTTATGCCAGGGGTTACTATCGGGAATAACGTTGTAATTGGTGGTGGAAGTATAGTTGTCAAAGATATTCCAGATAACTCTGTGGCTGTCGGGAATCCATGTAAGGTAATACGTACGATTACAGAGGAAGATAAGATTAGAAATTGGGATATATGA